Proteins co-encoded in one SAR202 cluster bacterium genomic window:
- the proC gene encoding pyrroline-5-carboxylate reductase, translated as MTIGFIGGGIMAEAIIRGVLNQKTITASDFLISELVESRRNFLKDKYKINITSNNTELIEKSDVIILCVKPQNLLNVGEELKGSLNPQQLLISILAGISIDKLIDQFDHKKVIRVMPNTPAQIGQGASVWLSSEEVSIDDKLFAKNILSSLGLEIEVMDEKLIDIGTALSGSGPAYVALFIESLIDAAVALGMTRDMAEKLALQTVSGTSKLMSDQNISAVELKTMVTSPGGTTAEALMTLEKKQFRTALMEAVYSAYKKSVSLRGES; from the coding sequence ATGACAATCGGTTTCATAGGCGGAGGAATTATGGCTGAAGCCATAATTCGAGGAGTGCTTAATCAAAAAACTATTACTGCTTCAGACTTTCTTATCTCTGAATTAGTTGAATCGCGTAGAAATTTTTTGAAAGATAAATACAAAATAAATATAACTAGTAACAACACCGAATTGATAGAAAAATCTGATGTAATTATTTTATGTGTAAAACCGCAAAATTTACTTAATGTGGGAGAAGAATTAAAAGGATCTTTAAATCCACAGCAACTTTTAATTTCTATTCTTGCAGGGATATCAATAGATAAATTAATAGATCAATTTGATCATAAGAAAGTAATTCGTGTTATGCCAAATACACCTGCTCAAATTGGGCAAGGGGCTAGTGTGTGGCTTTCTTCCGAAGAAGTAAGTATAGATGATAAATTGTTCGCAAAAAATATTCTTTCCTCATTAGGTTTAGAAATTGAAGTTATGGATGAAAAATTAATTGATATTGGTACTGCCTTAAGTGGGAGTGGCCCTGCATATGTCGCTTTATTTATTGAAAGTCTAATAGATGCCGCAGTGGCATTAGGAATGACTAGGGATATGGCTGAAAAGCTTGCCTTGCAAACCGTTTCGGGCACTTCAAAGTTGATGTCAGATCAAAATATATCTGCTGTGGAATTAAAAACAATGGTTACTTCTCCTGGAGGAACTACGGCTGAAGCATTGATGACATTAGAGAAAAAACAATTTAGGACTGCTTTGATGGAAGCGGTGTATAGTGCTTACAAAAAATCTGTATCATTAAGAGGTGAGTCTTGA
- a CDS encoding DUF541 domain-containing protein yields the protein MASAIIPPPMKPIVIQFTSLFFILGRLYIIVLLGMIKQKFSVGIISMLKKQFIFLIISVGLISIACNNSVDFGSEEAGSDSISVPLPSTETTSQNDMTKDLSILNTQQVATGINVIGKGIADANPDIAIINFSVLSIKDTASESRNTAAKALQNIIDELIAKDISKENITTNYFRIGPEKEWNDKKRKMELIGFKTTNSVNVKIYELDKVGEIIDVIIMNSDELIDFESITFDLEDKTSIIKSAREIAVKNAMEKAQEIASTANIKLGNPKYINEISSPNAFESVSDMPMMAMARAESFIETPIMSGDISVSVQVQMHFDINDN from the coding sequence ATGGCTTCAGCCATAATTCCTCCGCCTATGAAACCGATTGTCATTCAATTCACATCCTTATTTTTTATATTAGGAAGATTGTATATTATAGTACTTCTGGGTATGATAAAGCAAAAATTTAGCGTAGGAATAATTAGTATGTTGAAAAAACAATTTATATTTTTAATTATCAGTGTTGGATTAATAAGTATTGCTTGTAACAACAGCGTGGATTTTGGTTCAGAAGAAGCAGGATCAGACTCTATTTCTGTACCATTACCTTCAACAGAGACTACATCTCAAAATGACATGACTAAAGATCTAAGCATTTTGAATACTCAACAAGTTGCTACTGGAATTAATGTGATCGGGAAAGGTATAGCTGATGCAAATCCAGATATTGCTATAATAAATTTCAGCGTACTTTCGATTAAAGATACAGCTTCAGAGTCAAGAAATACCGCTGCAAAAGCATTACAAAATATAATTGATGAATTGATAGCTAAGGATATATCCAAAGAAAATATAACGACCAATTATTTTAGAATTGGCCCCGAAAAAGAATGGAATGATAAAAAAAGAAAAATGGAACTTATAGGGTTCAAAACAACCAATTCAGTTAACGTAAAAATATATGAATTAGATAAGGTTGGAGAAATAATTGATGTAATTATCATGAATAGTGACGAATTAATTGACTTCGAATCAATTACATTTGATCTAGAAGACAAAACAAGTATTATAAAATCAGCTAGAGAAATTGCAGTAAAAAATGCTATGGAAAAAGCTCAAGAAATAGCCAGTACCGCTAATATTAAATTGGGTAATCCAAAATATATAAATGAAATATCATCTCCTAACGCTTTTGAATCAGTATCAGATATGCCAATGATGGCTATGGCTAGAGCAGAATCATTTATTGAAACTCCAATTATGTCTGGAGATATCTCTGTATCAGTACAAGTTCAAATGCATTTTGATATCAATGATAATTAA
- a CDS encoding dCTP deaminase, whose translation MVLSDVTIKEQIEKGNIVIDPLDPNDIQPASVDVHLDNKVLVFRNSRRPYIDVREDLEGLMDLETIEDETPFILHPGEFILGSTLENIEIPANLVARLEGKSSLGRIGLLIHSTAGYVDPGWKGNLTLELSNVSNLPITLYYKMKIGQLSFLQLTTPATRLYGSSELGSKYQGQKLPTASKLHKDFPSK comes from the coding sequence ATGGTACTTAGTGATGTAACAATTAAAGAACAAATTGAAAAAGGGAATATTGTTATAGATCCTTTGGATCCAAATGATATACAACCTGCTTCTGTTGACGTACATTTAGACAATAAAGTCCTAGTTTTTCGTAATTCAAGACGGCCTTATATTGATGTCAGGGAAGACCTAGAAGGATTAATGGATTTAGAAACCATTGAGGACGAAACCCCTTTTATTCTACACCCAGGAGAATTCATTCTTGGAAGCACCTTAGAAAATATTGAAATACCGGCAAACCTAGTAGCTAGACTGGAAGGCAAAAGTTCTTTAGGTAGAATAGGTCTATTAATACATTCAACTGCAGGTTATGTTGACCCAGGATGGAAAGGTAATTTAACATTGGAATTAAGCAATGTTTCTAATTTACCTATAACTCTTTACTACAAAATGAAAATTGGCCAATTGTCATTTTTACAACTAACAACACCAGCAACAAGGCTATATGGTTCTTCTGAATTAGGTAGTAAATACCAAGGTCAAAAACTTCCTACTGCAAGTAAATTACATAAAGATTTCCCATCAAAATAA
- the ribD gene encoding bifunctional diaminohydroxyphosphoribosylaminopyrimidine deaminase/5-amino-6-(5-phosphoribosylamino)uracil reductase RibD, which produces MDFLELALDQAKLAVGLCYPNPAVGAVVVKNNVIIGSGYTQKPGQSHAEIMALENLQEASNGATLYVTLEPCSHTGKTPPCVDKIISSGITKVVYGIEDPNPKVSSYGIKKLQDANITVEKSKNTDLIKKFYEAYIHYHKKQKPFISAKFAASLDGKIATASGESKWITNEFSRNKVHEIRSASDVIIVGINTILKDNPLLTARKKDGNEYEYQPLKVVIDSNCNIPIESNVMNNPTNTLIAYNQITEDKKNYFEQKGIQFIKLPKENKVDINELINFLYSKQKYQILIEGGSEILGSFFNLHLIDKVYAFIAPILIGGQNTPSAIGGLGAETMSDIIKLKNTKIEKYDSDLLLTGYPNR; this is translated from the coding sequence ATGGATTTTTTAGAATTAGCTTTAGATCAGGCCAAATTAGCAGTTGGGTTATGTTACCCAAACCCTGCAGTAGGAGCTGTCGTTGTTAAAAATAACGTAATAATTGGCTCAGGTTATACCCAAAAACCAGGACAAAGCCATGCTGAAATTATGGCACTAGAAAATTTACAGGAGGCAAGTAATGGTGCGACTTTGTATGTCACGTTAGAACCTTGCTCACATACAGGGAAAACACCACCCTGTGTTGATAAAATCATCTCATCAGGAATCACGAAAGTGGTTTATGGAATTGAAGATCCTAATCCAAAAGTTTCTAGTTATGGTATTAAAAAACTTCAAGATGCTAATATTACAGTAGAAAAAAGCAAAAATACAGATTTAATAAAGAAATTTTATGAAGCTTATATCCACTACCACAAAAAACAAAAGCCTTTTATATCCGCTAAATTTGCCGCAAGTTTAGATGGGAAAATTGCCACTGCTTCTGGCGAATCAAAATGGATAACAAATGAATTTTCAAGAAATAAAGTACACGAGATACGATCTGCAAGTGATGTAATCATTGTTGGTATAAATACTATTCTAAAAGACAACCCATTATTAACTGCACGCAAAAAAGATGGAAATGAATACGAATACCAACCTTTGAAGGTGGTTATTGATAGTAATTGCAATATTCCCATCGAATCAAATGTAATGAATAATCCCACTAATACTCTTATTGCATACAACCAAATTACTGAAGATAAAAAGAATTATTTTGAGCAAAAAGGTATTCAGTTTATTAAGTTACCCAAAGAAAACAAAGTAGATATAAATGAGCTTATTAATTTTCTGTATAGTAAACAAAAATATCAAATATTAATCGAGGGTGGTAGTGAAATATTAGGATCTTTTTTCAATCTCCATTTAATAGATAAAGTATATGCTTTTATTGCACCAATACTTATAGGTGGACAAAATACACCATCTGCAATAGGAGGTTTAGGCGCAGAAACTATGTCTGATATAATTAAGCTCAAAAACACTAAAATAGAGAAATATGATTCAGATTTATTACTAACCGGATACCCCAATAGGTAA
- a CDS encoding riboflavin synthase: MFTGIVEEVGKVLNITDDTLAFSASKTIEDAIVGSSICVNGVCLTLISLDKNSGTVNIGPETKKLSNIGELTLNNLVNLERPLSPQDRFGGHIVQGHIEGTCTIVNIIKNDISYEIDLKSQEYLNRYIVKKCFITLDGISLTVNEIINNTFRVSIIPHTWENTNLQNRKIGDRINVETDIIARYIERFLEK; encoded by the coding sequence ATGTTCACTGGAATAGTAGAAGAAGTAGGAAAAGTATTAAATATTACAGATGATACCTTGGCTTTTAGCGCATCGAAAACAATTGAAGATGCAATAGTTGGTAGCAGTATATGTGTAAACGGAGTTTGTTTGACTTTGATTTCACTTGATAAAAATTCAGGTACAGTAAATATAGGACCGGAAACAAAAAAATTATCTAACATAGGTGAATTAACATTAAATAACTTAGTAAACCTTGAACGACCACTTTCTCCTCAAGATAGATTTGGAGGACATATTGTTCAAGGCCATATTGAAGGAACGTGCACGATTGTAAATATTATAAAAAACGATATCTCTTATGAAATTGATTTAAAATCACAAGAATATCTCAATCGATACATCGTTAAAAAGTGCTTTATAACTTTAGATGGTATAAGCCTCACAGTTAATGAAATCATCAATAACACATTTAGAGTTTCTATAATTCCACATACCTGGGAAAATACGAACTTACAAAACAGAAAAATAGGAGATCGTATTAATGTTGAAACTGATATAATTGCCCGTTATATAGAAAGATTTTTAGAAAAATAA
- a CDS encoding bifunctional 3,4-dihydroxy-2-butanone-4-phosphate synthase/GTP cyclohydrolase II, which yields MPLSDIEDVIKDIQNGKMVIIVDDEDRENEGDLAIAAEFITPEVITFMASYGRGLICMPIIGQRLEHLDIPLMVPENTARLGTAFTVSIDTKTDGATTGISAYDRSATVKAVLNPTTRPEDLQKPGHIFPLRYAEGGVLVRAGQTEGSVDLAKLAGLYPAAVICEVMNEDGTMARMSELEKLSEEFDIKIISVEQIIEYRHQKDKMIVKVAETKLPTKYGEFTSVAFRSLTDSDEHVALVKGDLGSSDQIPLVRVHSQCLTGDTFKSLRCDCGEQMEKSLELIANSECGVFLYMRQEGRGIGLHNKLKAYELQDQGMDTVDANTKLGFPPDLRWYGIGAQILSSLGITKMKLLTNNPKKIVGLNSYGIDIVEQVPIVIEANSVNKQYLDTKRDRLGHSI from the coding sequence ATGCCTCTTAGTGATATAGAAGACGTTATTAAAGATATTCAAAATGGCAAGATGGTCATCATAGTTGATGATGAAGATCGAGAAAATGAAGGAGATTTGGCTATTGCTGCTGAATTTATTACCCCTGAAGTTATTACATTTATGGCTTCATATGGTAGAGGTTTAATTTGTATGCCAATTATAGGCCAAAGACTTGAGCATTTGGATATTCCTTTAATGGTACCAGAAAATACCGCTAGATTAGGTACAGCATTTACTGTATCAATTGACACAAAAACTGATGGTGCAACTACTGGTATATCTGCATATGACCGATCAGCAACAGTAAAAGCAGTGTTAAACCCTACGACAAGACCTGAAGATCTACAAAAACCGGGACATATATTTCCTTTAAGGTATGCTGAAGGTGGTGTACTAGTTCGTGCCGGACAAACAGAAGGGTCAGTAGATTTGGCAAAATTAGCTGGATTATATCCCGCAGCAGTAATATGTGAAGTAATGAATGAAGATGGCACAATGGCCCGTATGTCAGAATTAGAAAAATTATCAGAAGAATTTGACATTAAAATTATAAGTGTAGAACAAATAATTGAATACAGGCACCAAAAAGACAAAATGATTGTGAAAGTTGCTGAAACTAAACTTCCAACAAAATATGGAGAGTTTACTTCTGTGGCTTTTCGTAGTCTTACTGATTCTGACGAGCATGTAGCATTAGTAAAAGGTGATTTAGGATCTTCTGATCAAATTCCATTGGTCAGAGTTCATAGCCAATGTTTAACCGGAGATACATTTAAAAGTTTACGATGCGATTGTGGTGAACAAATGGAAAAATCTCTCGAATTAATTGCGAACTCTGAATGCGGTGTATTTTTGTATATGAGACAAGAAGGAAGAGGCATAGGTTTGCATAACAAATTAAAAGCGTACGAATTGCAGGATCAAGGTATGGATACTGTAGATGCAAACACAAAACTTGGATTCCCGCCTGATTTGCGTTGGTATGGTATAGGAGCACAAATTCTTTCATCCCTTGGAATTACAAAAATGAAATTGCTAACAAACAATCCAAAAAAAATTGTAGGATTGAACAGCTACGGTATAGATATTGTAGAACAAGTACCAATTGTTATAGAAGCTAATTCTGTCAATAAACAATATCTAGATACAAAACGAGACAGACTAGGTCATTCAATTTAA
- a CDS encoding 6,7-dimethyl-8-ribityllumazine synthase, translated as MNEQNNVQEIRGTLDASGLTIAIVVSEFNGNITLPLLEGAIDCLKHNEILKNNIIVTYVSGAFEIPVIAKKIATSIKPDAIICIGCVIKHETDHYFHVANQAATGIAECALSTGIPTIFGVLTTLTEEQAVERSKPGKQNKGYESAEAAIKAANLIKQL; from the coding sequence ATGAATGAACAAAATAATGTACAAGAAATACGTGGAACTCTTGACGCTTCTGGTTTAACAATTGCAATAGTAGTGTCTGAATTTAATGGCAATATTACATTACCATTATTAGAAGGCGCAATAGATTGCTTGAAACATAATGAGATATTGAAGAACAACATAATTGTTACATATGTTTCAGGTGCATTTGAAATTCCAGTAATAGCAAAAAAAATCGCCACGTCAATCAAACCTGATGCGATTATTTGTATTGGATGTGTTATAAAACATGAAACAGATCATTACTTTCATGTCGCAAATCAAGCTGCAACGGGTATAGCAGAATGTGCTTTATCTACAGGTATCCCTACAATCTTTGGGGTACTTACTACATTAACAGAAGAGCAAGCAGTAGAAAGATCAAAACCTGGAAAACAAAATAAAGGATACGAATCTGCTGAAGCTGCAATCAAGGCCGCTAATCTTATTAAACAATTATAA